From the candidate division KSB1 bacterium genome, the window TTTTGTATGCAAATTCCTGCAACCACTTGTTCATTGCATAAAGGGCAATGGGTGCAGCAATGATAAAAGCAACTATGACCAACTTCGTGAATTCCTTTGAAAGAAGCAAAATAATATTCGGCACGGATGCCCCCAGAACTTTGCGCACGCCAATCTCTTTGGTGCGCTGCTCTGCCGAAAAAGACGCCAAACCGAACAATCCCAGGCAAGCGATAAAGATAGCAAAAACAGTAAACGTCCCGACAAGTTTACCGACCTGCTGATCCGCTCTGTACAGTTTGTCAAAATCCTGATCCAGAAATGAATATTGAAACGGCTGCTCAGGGGCGAATTCCTGCCAAATTTTCTCTAAATCTGATAACGTCCCTTGAATATTATCTGAGGAAATCCTCGAGGCTACATAGGTGGGGAAAGCAGCCAATCGCAGCAAAGCAGGCTCGATTTCTGCATGCAACGATTTATAATGGAAATCCTTCATCAGGCCAATAACCTGCCCGATAAGCGGCCCCGCTTTATCCGGTTCAAAAATCGTTTTGCCAACAGCTTCATCCCAGCCAAATTTTTTCATTGCCGCTTCATTAATAATATAAGCCGACGAATCGCTTCCGAAATCCCTCGAAAAACTTCTTCCTGCCAGCAATTCGATACCGAGGGTTTCGATGTAGTCATAGCCGACGGAAAACGTGTTAACCAGATAACCTTCGGTTTCCGGCGCTCCTTCGGGTTTGAAAACGTTAACATCCATTGATTGGCCTGGCAGGTGCCGGGTCGCGGCGGCGGAAATGACATTGGGCAGCCGCTCAATCTCAGTCTCAAACGCCGAAATATCTCCGGTTGCAGCCGCCCTGTGGATGACAACGACCTGTTCTTTATTAAAACCTAACTGTTTATTTCTTATGTACTGCATTTGCTTACCCACAACCAAAGTTCCGATGATTAGAATGATCGAAACGGCAAATTGGAAGACAACCAGGATTTTCCGAAGTAGGGGCGACCGGCCGGTTGCCCCTACAGTTGAGGCACCCTTCAAAACCGCAATGGGTTTAAAAGCCGCTAAATAAAAGGCGGGATAACTCCCGGCTAAAACGCTCACTAAAATTGTCACTAAAAATAATCCCGGCAAAAGATAACGATCAGACAGGAAGTTTATCTCAATATTTTTTGCAGCTAGATCATTAAACCATGGCAGAAATAGCTCTACTAAAAAAACAGCAACTACCATGGCGATAAAACTCAGCAATGCAGCTTCAATCAAAAATTGTTTGATAAGCTGAATTTGCCTTGAGCCTACTACTTTCCGGATACCAACCTCTTTCGCCCGGTTGGCAGAGCGCGCTGTAGCGAGATTCATAAAATTGATGCAGGCCAGTAAAAGGACAAAGAAAGCGATGATGGAAAAAATTGTGATGTAGGCAGCATTACCACCCGGCTCAATTTCATCCTCTAGTTTGGAGTACAAGTGGATATTCGTAAATGGCTGTAAAGAATAATTGTACTCACCGCCGCTTTCGATAAATTCGTCATAGGTAACGCCCAGTCCCTGCTGAATTTGTGGCGCCACATACTTTCGTATTAACTGCGGAAATTTGGCTTCAAGCTGAGATGGAGGCACATTTTCCTGCAGGAGGATATAAGTTTTCAAATTGTTGTTAACCCAGAAAGTACTGGTGCTCCAGGACAACGAATTAAACGAAGCTAAAAAATCAAAATGAAAATGGGAGTTTTCGGGTACATTCTCCGAAACACCGGTCACAAGGTAATCCGTATTGTCGTCAAATGTGAGGGTTCGGCCCATGGGATCGTCTTCGCCAAAGTATTTCCTGACGGTCGCTTCCGTCAACACGACCGAGTTCGGGGCACTCAGCACATTTTTAGGGTTTCCACTCAGCAGCCGTAGCGTAAAAATATCAAAAAAGCTTGAATCGGCAAAAAACACCCGCTCTTCATTGAAGCTTTTTTCCTTGTGGCTCACTAATACGGTGCCGAGATTATCCAACCGCGTGGCAAATTCAACTTCCGGATACTCCGCTGTCAGAGTCGCCGCCATGGGCACGCAGGTGTTGGCCGCATGAATCTCATTTCCCGCCAGGCGCCCGTGCAAAATCACCCGGTAAATACGATCTGCCTTTGTGTGATAACGGTCATAGCTCAACTCATCCTTTACATAAAGCAGAATGAGCACACAACAGGCCAGGCCAATAGAGAGACCCACAACATTAATAAATGTATAAGCTTTATGTTTTAATAAATTTCGGAGTGCGACTTTGAGATAATTTGAAATCATGGGAAGGTATCCTTGACTTACTTAATTTCTAAATAGACAACTAATTGGAGAAAATGTTCTGGTAAATAGCACTCAGCTGCCAGCCTTCAGCAGAAAGCTGATGGCTGATAGCTGACAGCTATTCATATCTCAAAGCATCTACCGGATTGGTGAAAGTTGCTTTGATAGAATGGTAGCTCACTGTGATCAACGCAATGCCAAATGCGAACAGACCCGCAAAAATGAACATTTCAAAACCAATGTCGATTCGATAGGCAAAATCCTGCAGCCAGCTATTCATGACAAGATAGGCTGCCGGCCACGCGACAAGAATGGCAATTAGCACAATAACTGTAAATTCCTTCGATAATATAAACATGACATTAGCTGCAGTAGCGCCCAGAATCTTACGAACTCCAATTTCCTTCGTTCGTCGTGTTACGGCTAAGGATGCCAATCCGAATAAGCCCAGGCAAGCAATTACAATGGCAAATGTCGATGAGTGGCTGACAATCTTTTGCCAACGCTCCTCAGCCCGATACTGTCTCTCAACTCGTTCATCGAGGAAGGAGTAGTTAAACGGAATATCCGGAAAGAGATTTAGCCACGTTCCCCGGAGAGTTGCCAGTGTCCCGCTGATATCCTCGCCGCGTATTTTCACGGCAATTTTTGGAATACCGTCCGAAGCGCTGTTGACATCACTTGCGCCGCGGAAAACCGTGCCGGGATTTATACTGAGAACCAGCGGCTCAACGGATTCATGAAGAGACCTGAAATTAAAATCTTTGACCACGCCGATAATTGAGTGCTCGGGAAACTTGCCGGGCAATTGGCCACCAACAGGATTTTTTAATCCGAATTCTTTGACAAAAGCTTCGTTGATGATGACGGCTTGCTGCCTATCGGTGCCGTGTTGTCGAGAAAAATCTCGTCCCTGGACGATTTTCATGCCCATCAGCTCGATGAAATCGAAATCTACCGGATTAAACCAGAAATTTTCGTACGAGCCGGCATTCGTGTTGAAGCCGATAAAAAACCACCCTTCGCCGAATGTATTTGCCGAGGCAGAGACCTTGACCACATCTTTATGTGGAAGCAGCTCATTCCGGTAAAGCTCTACCATATTCATGCTTTTATCGGAATTGGCATTCGTTGGGATCACAACAACTTGTTCACGATCAAACCCAAGGTTTTTTACCTGCAGAAAGTCCATTTGTTTGGTCATTAACAGAGTGCAAATAATGAGAATGATGGAGAGCGCAAACTGCAGGACAACAAGCCCCTTCTGGAAAAAACTTCCCTTCCAAACCCCCCTTAAATTCCCCCCTAAAGGGGGGTGTCCCTTTAAAACGTCTATAGGACGAAAATTTGAAAGCACTGCGGCGGGATAACTACCGGCAACAAACCCGATAGCCAAAGTCATAAAAACAAACCCCGAAAGCGTCATTGCGTCAAGATTGAGATCGAGATTTTTGTTGGCTAAGCTATTAAAGGCGGGTAAAAACAATTCCGCCAGTCCGATGCCGAGCAGCATGGCAAAAAAGCTCAGCAAAAGCGCCTCACCCCAGAACTGTTTCATCAACTGGGTTTTCATGGCGCCAACCACTTTACGTACGCCGACTTCAAGAGCGCGGCCGGTCGATCGGCCAATGGACAGAGTCATAAAATTGATGCAGGCAATCAAAAGAACCAAAAAAGCAATACCGGATAAAATGTAAGAATAGGCGGGATCACTGGTAGGCTCTAACCCACTCGGGAAGCCTGTGCCTAAATGGATCTCTGAAAACGGCTGTAAAAGAATCCCGTATTCGCCTTCTTTGAATCGATCCCCCATAATCTTCTTAACCAAAAGCGGAATCTTGGCCTGTACTTCTGAAGCATCAGCCTGCTCATTGAAAAGAACATAGGTCTCCGGAACGACCACCCACCAATGTGTGAAGGCCCTCTCACTGTAAATATCTCTTGTTTTTTCAAACGGCAGCAGAAAATCAAATTGGATACTTGAATTTGCCGGAGGATTGGCTGCGATTCCCGTAACGGTGAATTCCTGCATTTCATCAGAAATCTTGATGGACATACGCTTGCCCAGGGGAGTGTCATCGCCAAAATATTTTCGCACCATCGCTTCGGTTAAAACAAGGGAGTTTGGCGTTGGCAACGGATTCTGTGAATCGCCTTTTAATAATTGAAATGAAAACAGTTCGAAAAATTCTTTATCGACCAGATGATAGCGCTCTGAAAAATTAATATCGCCATAGCGAACAATATCGGTGCGGGTAGCGATTCGTGCATATTTTTCTATTTCGGGAAAATAATCTGCCACCGCCTGTCCCATTGGAAGCGGAGTCAATGTATTGAAATGCTGGTTGTTTTCACCGTAGTTTTCTTTGAGCGCCAACCGGTAGATTTGCTCGGCATTTTCATGAAAGTCATCATAACTCCATTCATCTCTCACAAAGAGGAAAATCAAAATGCAGCAAGCAATGCCGATGGACAGACTAAAGACATTGATAAATGAAAAAACTTTACTTTTGAGTAGATTTCTAAAAGCGATTTTCAGGTAGCTTTTGAACATGATTCCCTCCAAACTAAGTGTTAGCGTGTTGAGGTGTAAAGTATTAATGTGAAGAGCGTCGTCTCAAGGTAAAATTGACTGTTGAGTTTTTTTTGGCAACTTTAACACGCAAACACTTTCAACAACTATGCCAAATTTGTTTTTTTGAGGCCTTAGAAAGGANNNNNNNNNNAAAGCGGCTTTTGAAATTGCGCCATTTGCCTCTGCGAGATTTGCGCCTATTGAAGTACCGCTTCTCAATAATTGCTTCGATAAAACAAACTCCTTTTACTCTTTAGTGAGAAACTGATAAGATTTCACAATTCTCACTGCAAATTGGTAAGACTTCTCATATGCTACGTTTTTCTTAGTCATTTTTTTCAAATCATTTGTTCATTGCTAATTGTTCATTGTAAATTGAATAATACTTTCAACAACTATGCCAAATTTGTTTTTTTGAGGCTTAGGAAAGATTAGTTCTATTGAGGCAAATGAAAGTATCCGCTGGCATTACAGAGGATGTCCGCCAGCGGACGGATAGGGCGTTAGTTTGGCTCAAAAAGATATCTTCAAGGTGCAACTGAGTTCTGCAGGTCAAAATGTGTCAGGACCTTTTTGAGAATTCCATAAATGTTATTTTGGCTTTCGACCCAATTAGCTCACATGTTCTTCCGGAACGGATACTCATCCGTTATTAGACTAAGCGGCAAAGTCGTAATTTTGTCATCCAACGAAAACGCCTGGTCGCCGGGATAAATGACCCACAAATGCTCAAGCTCCAAATCCTGAACAGCGCTCTGCATGGATTTAGTGCGTCGTGGGGCGTCCATAAATTTGAATTCAACACCCCAATTCTTTCCGGATTTCTGCCAGAACAGATCAACCTCGGCACCTTCATGTGTTCTCCAAAAATAGATTGGATGACCGTCTTTTTGGATTATTCTGGCAACGCATTCCATGGCGAATCCCTCCCATGAGGCGCCAAGTTTCGGGTGTGACAACACGACGGAGTGTTCGAGAAGGAACGGTCTTTCGGAATATGGCCAAAGATCTATATCAGAGCAACCAAATCCTGGGGCCGCGGCAAATCCGACCTCCTCATTTAATTTTCTGTCGCCAGCGTTCAGCAATCATCTCAAAGCTTTTTAGCTTTCAGACGTCAATTGTTAGCTATTTGCTCAAAATTTTAAAACTGAAGGCTAAAAGCTGACGGCTATTCATGCCGCAATGCATCAACCGGATTGACTAAGGCTGCTTTCATTGCCTGATAGCTTATGGTTAAGAGCGCAATCACCAGAGCCAACATACCCGACAAAACAAAAGTCAGTAATTTAAGTTCTATCTTGTATACAAACTCCTGTAACCATTGCTCCATGAGATAGTAAGCGATCGGCCCTGCGATAATAAAAGCAATCCCAACAAGCATAACCAGTTCTTTTGAAAGCATCATAATAATCTTCGACACGGATGCACCGAGGACCTTGCGAATACCAATTTCTTTGGTGCGTTGTTCAGCAGTATACGAGGCCAAACCGAACAATCCTAAGCAGCCAACAAAAATGGCAAGAACTGAGAAATAGTTGAACATCTCGCCCATTTTCTGTTCTTTTTGATACATCTGCTCAAAATACTCGTCCAGGAAGGTATATACAAATGGACGGTGTGGCAAGATTTCCTGCCATTTTTCCGCTAAGAACGCCAGAGCTTCAGAAACGTTCTGGGGATGCACTCTCACAGCAATATTATCCAGATAGTAGGCCTGTGGAGAAACGAGCAAAACCAGAGGTGCAATTTTGTAGTGTAAGGACCTATAATGAAAGTCCTTGACGATGCCAATGACCCTGCCTTTTTTATCTTGCCCCGAGTCCACAGCATGCATCGAGATTCGCTTGTTCAAAGGCAAGTCCCAACCCAGCGTAGCCGCAGCTGTCTCGTTCAAGATAAAGGATCCGCTTGTATCAGCAGTAAACGTTTTTGCGAAATCTCGACCTTCAATAATTTCCATTTGAAAAGTACGAATGAAGTCATGATCCACCAACATGTTATGAAAATTTATATCCGAATCCTCAGAGAAGCCCTCGGCTTTAATAGGAAAACTGACGTTTCGTTCAATACCCGGAATAGTAGAGGTAGCGGTCACTCCTAAAATGTTGGTGTTCTCTATTAACCTATTTTTGAATGCCGCAAGATTGTTCTGAAGGGCATCATCCCGGACGGGGATCACTAAGATTTGGTCTTTGCCAAATCCAGGATTTCTATTTTTAATATAAGACAGTTGGTCTTTTATAACCGTAGCAATTATGATCAAGCCAATGGAAATCGCAAATTGTAGGACAACCAGGATGGAACGAAAGCGTAGATGGCCAGCACCCGTCTTGCCAGTGAAAGCATTACCTTGCAGAGCCTTAACGGGGCGAAATTTGGAAAGGAA encodes:
- a CDS encoding ABC transporter permease, yielding VLPLSFAVERNAENRFQEDKFVFVDSTFFEVFSFTLKHGNPKTVLDSPDGLVLTEETAQKYFGQDNPLGQILRVEGKYDFKISGVLEDLPANSHFHFDFLAPITSLQNIKGWTLRSWFWPETYTYVLLPPNYSLDTIESQFPNFIAKHIGSWAPQKRKLYLQPLTDIRLHSNLESEIEPTGNIAYVYIFLTIAFFILLIACINFMNLATARSVNRAKEIGLRKVIGAQRSQLVNQFLGEAMFYAFLSFILAIGIVEFVLPYFNQFVNKQLDIKYLENWRVLLGFVTLTFFVGLLSGSYPAMFLSKFRPVKALQGNAFTGKTGAGHLRFRSILVVLQFAISIGLIIIATVIKDQLSYIKNRNPGFGKDQILVIPVRDDALQNNLAAFKNRLIENTNILGVTATSTIPGIERNVSFPIKAEGFSEDSDINFHNMLVDHDFIRTFQMEIIEGRDFAKTFTADTSGSFILNETAAATLGWDLPLNKRISMHAVDSGQDKKGRVIGIVKDFHYRSLHYKIAPLVLLVSPQAYYLDNIAVRVHPQNVSEALAFLAEKWQEILPHRPFVYTFLDEYFEQMYQKEQKMGEMFNYFSVLAIFVGCLGLFGLASYTAEQRTKEIGIRKVLGASVSKIIMMLSKELVMLVGIAFIIAGPIAYYLMEQWLQEFVYKIELKLLTFVLSGMLALVIALLTISYQAMKAALVNPVDALRHE
- a CDS encoding DUF4143 domain-containing protein, with translation MLNAGDRKLNEEVGFAAAPGFGCSDIDLWPYSERPFLLEHSVVLSHPKLGASWEGFAMECVARIIQKDGHPIYFWRTHEGAEVDLFWQKSGKNWGVEFKFMDAPRRTKSMQSAVQDLELEHLWVIYPGDQAFSLDDKITTLPLSLITDEYPFRKNM
- a CDS encoding ABC transporter permease; protein product: MFKSYLKIAFRNLLKSKVFSFINVFSLSIGIACCILIFLFVRDEWSYDDFHENAEQIYRLALKENYGENNQHFNTLTPLPMGQAVADYFPEIEKYARIATRTDIVRYGDINFSERYHLVDKEFFELFSFQLLKGDSQNPLPTPNSLVLTEAMVRKYFGDDTPLGKRMSIKISDEMQEFTVTGIAANPPANSSIQFDFLLPFEKTRDIYSERAFTHWWVVVPETYVLFNEQADASEVQAKIPLLVKKIMGDRFKEGEYGILLQPFSEIHLGTGFPSGLEPTSDPAYSYILSGIAFLVLLIACINFMTLSIGRSTGRALEVGVRKVVGAMKTQLMKQFWGEALLLSFFAMLLGIGLAELFLPAFNSLANKNLDLNLDAMTLSGFVFMTLAIGFVAGSYPAAVLSNFRPIDVLKGHPPLGGNLRGVWKGSFFQKGLVVLQFALSIILIICTLLMTKQMDFLQVKNLGFDREQVVVIPTNANSDKSMNMVELYRNELLPHKDVVKVSASANTFGEGWFFIGFNTNAGSYENFWFNPVDFDFIELMGMKIVQGRDFSRQHGTDRQQAVIINEAFVKEFGLKNPVGGQLPGKFPEHSIIGVVKDFNFRSLHESVEPLVLSINPGTVFRGASDVNSASDGIPKIAVKIRGEDISGTLATLRGTWLNLFPDIPFNYSFLDERVERQYRAEERWQKIVSHSSTFAIVIACLGLFGLASLAVTRRTKEIGVRKILGATAANVMFILSKEFTVIVLIAILVAWPAAYLVMNSWLQDFAYRIDIGFEMFIFAGLFAFGIALITVSYHSIKATFTNPVDALRYE
- a CDS encoding ABC transporter permease yields the protein MISNYLKVALRNLLKHKAYTFINVVGLSIGLACCVLILLYVKDELSYDRYHTKADRIYRVILHGRLAGNEIHAANTCVPMAATLTAEYPEVEFATRLDNLGTVLVSHKEKSFNEERVFFADSSFFDIFTLRLLSGNPKNVLSAPNSVVLTEATVRKYFGEDDPMGRTLTFDDNTDYLVTGVSENVPENSHFHFDFLASFNSLSWSTSTFWVNNNLKTYILLQENVPPSQLEAKFPQLIRKYVAPQIQQGLGVTYDEFIESGGEYNYSLQPFTNIHLYSKLEDEIEPGGNAAYITIFSIIAFFVLLLACINFMNLATARSANRAKEVGIRKVVGSRQIQLIKQFLIEAALLSFIAMVVAVFLVELFLPWFNDLAAKNIEINFLSDRYLLPGLFLVTILVSVLAGSYPAFYLAAFKPIAVLKGASTVGATGRSPLLRKILVVFQFAVSIILIIGTLVVGKQMQYIRNKQLGFNKEQVVVIHRAAATGDISAFETEIERLPNVISAAATRHLPGQSMDVNVFKPEGAPETEGYLVNTFSVGYDYIETLGIELLAGRSFSRDFGSDSSAYIINEAAMKKFGWDEAVGKTIFEPDKAGPLIGQVIGLMKDFHYKSLHAEIEPALLRLAAFPTYVASRISSDNIQGTLSDLEKIWQEFAPEQPFQYSFLDQDFDKLYRADQQVGKLVGTFTVFAIFIACLGLFGLASFSAEQRTKEIGVRKVLGASVPNIILLLSKEFTKLVIVAFIIAAPIALYAMNKWLQEFAYKTDINISIFILAGSGALLIAYLTVGYQAAKAALANPIDALKYE